DNA sequence from the Methanomicrobia archaeon genome:
GTGAAGGCGGTGTCATAACCAACTAGACCACGAGCCCTTTTACTCCAGTCTTATAAAGGATACATCATGATTTGATTTAAATAATTTTCCTTTTGAGGGTTATGGATATGATTAGAGACAAGGGCTGCGCGGAAGCGTGAAGATACGGCTATGGTAGGCAGGTAGAGGTATCCTTAATCTTTGGCGGTTGATTGATTGAAAGGGAATGGAGGATAAGAACTAAATGAAGCTGGAAGAAATAAACGGCGGAATTTGTGCTGTGAAGGGCGTAAGGGCGTATGGCGTAAGAGAGGGGAGCAAGGGTTTAGCGCTCATAGAGGGTGAAGGAAGCGCCACGGGCACGTTCACGACGATCAAGACGCAAGCAGCACCAGTGAGATTTACGAAAAAGCAGCTCGAGTTGTCAGGGCGGGTAAGTGCAATAATCGCCAATAGCGGCTGCGCAAATAGCTTTACCGGCGAGCAGGGGATGCGGAATGCGGATACAATGGCCGCGCTCGCTGCTTCATACTTGGGTGTGGCTAAAGACACGATTGCGGTTTCTTCTACCGGCCCCATTGGCATGCAGTTGGATATGGACTTGATAGAACGGCAGCTCGAAGAAGTTGCAGAGGGGCTGACATCCGAAGTCGAGGGCAGCACAGCCGCAGCGAAGGCCATCATGACCACGGATACCTTCCATAAAGAGTCTGCGGTCCGCATCGCTACCGGGGATACGGAACCGGTGGCAATAGGCGGAATCGCAAAAGGTTCAGGGATGATCTCGCCGCATATGACTACCGCGACCATGCTTTCGTTCATTTATACCGATGCTGATTTGGAGGGCGATGTGCTGAGCAGGAGTCTGCAAGAAGCCGTGGACAATTCGTTTAATATGACCGTGGTGGATGGCGACATGAGCACGAACGATATGGTTCTGCTGGTCGCGACGGGAAAAAGCGGCGGTAAGATAAGCGAGGAGGATTTCAAAGCGGGGTTGACGTTCGTCTGCCAGGAGCTTGCGAAGCAGATCGCGCGTGATGGCGAAGGGGCAACGAAGTTCATCGAAGTGCGGGTAAGAGGAGCGCCGTCCGACGCGGATGCACGAGCGGCAGCGCGTGCGATAGTCCGGTCACCGTTGATCAAAAGCGCGGTTTTTGGTGAACGTGCTGATCTTACGTGCGGTCGTATAATAGCGGCCGTCGGAAGCGCCGTTACCACCGAGGATATTGACCTGGATGGGATCTCAATAAGCCTGAAAGGTGCTAAGGGGATTTTAGCAGTGGATAACGGCGAATTTATAGATCTTTCCGGGGTGGAGCGTGACATACTGAAGGCGAAGGAGATCTTCGTCGACGTTGATCTGGGAACCGGCGGAGAGGCGGAAGCGACGGCGTGGGGGTGCGATTTAACCTGCGATTACGTCAAGCTAAACGCAGCCTATCATTAAACTTAACTTCCAGCTTAAAACTCATTCTTTCACCCCCTTCTTCTCATCACAACCTCTCGTATTTTTCTTTTCACTCCTTCTTCGCCATGATGGATAGCATCTTCGTTAAACCATAGCACTTCCCATCCTCTATCCTCAAGTGATTTTTCTTTAGCTTTGTCTTTTTCCTTGGGATGCCAGTAATCAGCGCCAGGCTCAACCGCAACTTTTTCATTTACAAAAGCAAAATCTATCCAATATTCCGAAACGCCGTATTGTTTTTCATAATCAACATGCTCTTTAAAACCAAGTTCAATCAAATACTCCTCGGTTTTATTTTCTAGGTCAGTATCCTTCCATCTGGGTCGCACTAATTCTCTAACCTGCACACATTCCGGTGAACCAAAATATTGACGTTCAAAGAGGTACCTTCTTCCATCTTCGAATTCTACAATGGTTCCTACATCAAATCCAAAGCTATTGAGTGTTGCGATATCGAGGTTGCATTTTCCAATTTTAGCACGGATAAACGCGTCTTCTATGGAACCAAGGATGATGGGAGATCTAGTATTGCCTTTTATTTCTATAGGGAATCTTGATTGTTTCTCCTGTTCTCTGTCCATTTGTGCACCGCTATTTATAGCCTCTTGCTCGTTTAATAATTGAAATAGATAGACATTTTTATCAGAACCTCCAGCAACTATGTATTTTCCATCAGGGCTTATTGCAGTAACCACCCTACCGGGTGGGCCCCTATTTTGAGGGAGAACTGGAATATCAAAACGATAGTGCCACATAAGCAAACCATCCTTTAATAAACTGAGCTTATATTCCCCATAATCTCGCGTAGTTGCTGCGGCAATGTAATTTCCATCCGATGTTATTGCGACTTCTGTGAATTTCCAGCTTACGTTCGATGTGATTCTTCCTGTTTTATACCTCCATAAAAGTTCTCCTTCTTTATTTAATAGATAAATAGCTGTCTTATCCCCAGCGGCAATGTAATTTCCATCCGGTGTTATTGCAACATCTTCTATTCCTCTATCAAAACCAGTTTTATATGTCCGCAAGAGGTTTCCTTTGCCATTTAATAAGTAGACTTTTCCATTATCGCCACTAGCAGCTATACTGGCTCCGTCATGAGTTATTGAGACCGAACCTGAAAAAAGGTCAAACGATCCACATATCTCATACGTCCATAGAACCTCCCCTTCCTTGTTGAAGAGATAAATGCCGTGCTTTTCAAAGCCGTTATTGTCTCTGGCAACTATATAATTCCCATCTGGTGTTAACGCGATTGAACCGAAAATGGCCCAGCCATGCTCCCTGTCATCATCCCACAGATGCTTTCCCTCTCTATTTAATAGATGAGGTCTCGAACCCTGGGTTCCCGCGGCTATGTAATTACCATCCGGTGTTACTGCGACTGAGTTAACCGATGCATCGCCTGTTCCATATCCCCACACTAGATCACCTCTGTCTCCTTCATTCTTTAGTAGATACACGGTGCCATTCGTACTACAGCCGACAGCTATATAACACCCATCTGCGGTTATCGAGACAGATGTAACCGGATCAATCGGATATTTCCACGAAAGCTTGTATTTACGCATGCGTCTCACCCCCTATCTCATATACTATTCTCCACTATTAATCACATACTTTTCTAAACACCTCAATTTGGCTATTGGCTATGTAGAGTTGAAATTTGGAAGCTGGGACTTACAAAGGATTTATTGTAGAAGCACGGACGTTGTTCTCTGCCGCTTCGGTTATTTCCTCGTATAAGCTCTTGCCGTGGGCGTCCATACTGACCACAAGCGGTCCGAAATCCTCGACACGGAGATGCCAAACCGCCTCGGCCAGACCAAGATCTTCCCAATATACCGCTTCCACCGCTTTGATGTGCGCAGCGGCTAAAACGGCCGCGCCACCGGTCATTGCGAAATACACGCAGTCATATCGCTGTAGTGCGGTTCTCGTTCCACTGCTCATTCCACCTTTTCCTACGATGCCACGAATCTGCAGCTTCTCTATTATCTCAGGCGTTGTCGCGTCCATGCGCGAACTGGTGGTGGGGCCTGCGGCTAGTATCTCCCAGTCTCCAGCGCTCGTCCTCTGCACGAGCGGTCCGCAGTGGTACAGCACCGCGCCTTTTGGAATCGGCAGTTCCGCCTCCGTATCGGTGCCGGAGTTTTCTAAGATGCGCTGATGCGCTTTATCGCGTGCGGTATACACGTCACCGCTGAGGTAAACGATGTCGCCCGCTCGCAACTCCTTTATTTCTTCTTCCCGCACTGGTGTGACTAATTTCTTCTTCAACACGTTCTGCACTTCTTAAAAAGACTTTACCGCGAAAAAGCTTTATATGATTTTAAAATTCTAAGATTATCCTATTTATTCTATTGGCGAGCGTTTTATGGACGATAAGAACGAACCGACGGGGAAAGAGCATTTAGCGGCAGCAAATAAGCCTGAGCAACTTGCTATAGAGTATCATACGCGCTATCAAGGGAAGATAGAAATCGGGCTGAAGGCTCCGGTTACGAGCTACGATGATTTTGCGATCTGGTACACGCCGGGCGTGGCAGAGCCGAGTAGGGCGATCCAAAAAACGCGAGAGCTCGTCTACGAGTACACGAACAAGGGCAATTTCGTGGCGATTGTTACCGACGGCACACGGGTGCTGGGTTTGGGTGACGTAGGGCCTGAGGCGGCGCTTCCCGTGATGGAAGGGAAGGCGATGCTCTTTAAATACCTGGGCGGCGTTGATTCGTTTCCCCTCTGTCTGGCGACGACGGATGTGGAGGAGATAATAACGGTGGTGAAAGCGATCGCGCCCTCATTTGGTGGCATCAATTTGGAGGACATAGAGAGCCCGAAGTGCTACGAGCTGCTCGATCGGTTACGAGAAGAGCTAACGATGCCGGTCTGGCACGATGACCAGCAGGGCACCGCATTGGT
Encoded proteins:
- the argJ gene encoding bifunctional ornithine acetyltransferase/N-acetylglutamate synthase; the protein is MEEINGGICAVKGVRAYGVREGSKGLALIEGEGSATGTFTTIKTQAAPVRFTKKQLELSGRVSAIIANSGCANSFTGEQGMRNADTMAALAASYLGVAKDTIAVSSTGPIGMQLDMDLIERQLEEVAEGLTSEVEGSTAAAKAIMTTDTFHKESAVRIATGDTEPVAIGGIAKGSGMISPHMTTATMLSFIYTDADLEGDVLSRSLQEAVDNSFNMTVVDGDMSTNDMVLLVATGKSGGKISEEDFKAGLTFVCQELAKQIARDGEGATKFIEVRVRGAPSDADARAAARAIVRSPLIKSAVFGERADLTCGRIIAAVGSAVTTEDIDLDGISISLKGAKGILAVDNGEFIDLSGVERDILKAKEIFVDVDLGTGGEAEATAWGCDLTCDYVKLNAAYH
- a CDS encoding fumarate hydratase C-terminal domain-containing protein; protein product: MKKKLVTPVREEEIKELRAGDIVYLSGDVYTARDKAHQRILENSGTDTEAELPIPKGAVLYHCGPLVQRTSAGDWEILAAGPTTSSRMDATTPEIIEKLQIRGIVGKGGMSSGTRTALQRYDCVYFAMTGGAAVLAAAHIKAVEAVYWEDLGLAEAVWHLRVEDFGPLVVSMDAHGKSLYEEITEAAENNVRASTINPL
- a CDS encoding DUF559 domain-containing protein produces the protein MRKYKLSWKYPIDPVTSVSITADGCYIAVGCSTNGTVYLLKNEGDRGDLVWGYGTGDASVNSVAVTPDGNYIAAGTQGSRPHLLNREGKHLWDDDREHGWAIFGSIALTPDGNYIVARDNNGFEKHGIYLFNKEGEVLWTYEICGSFDLFSGSVSITHDGASIAASGDNGKVYLLNGKGNLLRTYKTGFDRGIEDVAITPDGNYIAAGDKTAIYLLNKEGELLWRYKTGRITSNVSWKFTEVAITSDGNYIAAATTRDYGEYKLSLLKDGLLMWHYRFDIPVLPQNRGPPGRVVTAISPDGKYIVAGGSDKNVYLFQLLNEQEAINSGAQMDREQEKQSRFPIEIKGNTRSPIILGSIEDAFIRAKIGKCNLDIATLNSFGFDVGTIVEFEDGRRYLFERQYFGSPECVQVRELVRPRWKDTDLENKTEEYLIELGFKEHVDYEKQYGVSEYWIDFAFVNEKVAVEPGADYWHPKEKDKAKEKSLEDRGWEVLWFNEDAIHHGEEGVKRKIREVVMRRRG